In the Muricauda sp. MAR_2010_75 genome, one interval contains:
- a CDS encoding carboxypeptidase-like regulatory domain-containing protein, translated as MLWAIVLQGQTATVLGTVLNENNEPIPNVNVGSGNWGTVSDENGNYVLELVAETPNTITFSHIGHGNVVLQNLILTTNETFEFNPVMKLDAIQIAGVDVSATGNKNVEGITTISPEVARKIPGTNAGVENILKLLPGVSFNNELSTQYNVRGGNFDENLVYVNGIEVYRSFLIRSAQQEGLSFVNSDLISNLQFSPGGFQAKYGDKLSSVLDITYKTPTSFEIRADGSLLGASGSLETISKNKKFTSISGIRYRNNGLFLNSLQTQGNFNPRFLDIQSHLTYRFSKKFHLNFLRTFSINDYTNEPLTRQTNFGTLNDPRALLVFYQGRERNKYTNTLGALKADLFPNDQTKLEFITSSYHTQEEEFSDVIASYELGDVDTNLGSETLGEVVNPRGIGSQFNRARNQLDALIFTVSHRGKISKNGKILEWGIKFAHEDIKDHIRESEFIDSAGYIIRPPNSELVNNQPEEPFTGDIIPYQSVQAINNTQTNRLSGFVQYASHTQWNEHDIYFNLGVRTQHWVLKGDGFSKNAQTVFSPRGQFSIKPNWKKDMLFRMAIGSYQQPPFYRELRDSEGNINPNVKAQKSIHYVLGSEYSFILWNRPFTLISEAYFKDMTHVNPYTVEDVRIRYAAQNNATAYSLGFDFRLTGAFVPGTQSWVSLGYLKTEENWNDRGYISRPTDQRLKLAVLFQDYVPNIPNVKLYLNLVYNTGVPGGSPNYADPYNFQNRLRDYRRADMGISYIFADEKNKHPQGHWLHKFKEFSVGFEIFNMFNNQNSITNTWVRDVDTQRQFAVPNYLTGRILNIKFGVRF; from the coding sequence ATGCTTTGGGCCATTGTTCTCCAAGGACAGACCGCCACTGTGCTGGGGACAGTATTGAACGAAAACAACGAACCTATTCCCAACGTCAACGTTGGTTCTGGGAATTGGGGCACGGTTTCCGACGAAAACGGAAATTATGTTCTTGAACTGGTGGCTGAAACTCCCAACACCATTACGTTTTCCCATATAGGGCATGGAAATGTGGTTTTGCAAAACCTCATCCTTACCACCAATGAGACTTTTGAGTTTAATCCAGTGATGAAGTTGGATGCCATACAGATTGCAGGAGTTGATGTTTCTGCCACAGGAAACAAAAATGTTGAGGGCATTACCACAATTTCTCCTGAGGTAGCGCGAAAGATACCAGGGACCAATGCGGGAGTGGAAAATATCCTAAAGTTGTTGCCAGGGGTGTCGTTCAACAATGAATTGAGCACCCAGTACAATGTACGCGGTGGCAATTTTGATGAAAACTTGGTCTATGTGAACGGGATTGAGGTGTATCGCTCCTTTTTGATACGTTCTGCACAGCAGGAAGGGCTGAGCTTTGTGAACAGCGATTTAATTTCCAATTTGCAATTTTCTCCGGGAGGGTTCCAAGCCAAGTACGGGGACAAATTATCCTCTGTGCTGGACATTACCTATAAAACCCCAACTTCTTTCGAGATACGGGCGGATGGCAGTTTGCTTGGCGCCAGTGGAAGCTTGGAAACCATCTCCAAGAACAAAAAGTTCACCAGTATTTCTGGAATCCGTTATCGAAATAATGGACTTTTCTTGAACAGTCTGCAAACACAGGGAAATTTCAATCCAAGATTTTTGGATATCCAGAGTCATCTTACCTACCGATTTTCGAAAAAGTTCCATCTTAATTTTTTGAGGACGTTTTCTATTAACGACTATACCAACGAACCTCTTACCAGACAGACCAATTTTGGAACTTTGAACGATCCACGTGCACTATTGGTCTTTTATCAGGGTAGGGAACGCAATAAATACACCAACACGCTGGGTGCTTTAAAGGCCGATTTGTTCCCCAACGACCAAACAAAACTTGAATTCATCACCTCATCCTATCATACCCAAGAAGAAGAATTCTCTGATGTAATCGCATCTTATGAACTGGGCGATGTGGATACCAATCTTGGCAGTGAAACCTTGGGGGAAGTAGTCAACCCACGAGGTATTGGTTCCCAATTCAATAGGGCTAGAAACCAATTGGACGCTTTGATTTTTACTGTTTCGCATCGAGGCAAGATTTCCAAAAATGGGAAAATCCTGGAGTGGGGCATAAAGTTTGCCCATGAAGACATCAAGGATCACATCAGGGAATCCGAATTTATTGATTCTGCAGGATACATCATTCGTCCGCCCAATTCTGAATTAGTGAACAACCAACCGGAAGAACCCTTTACCGGTGACATTATTCCCTACCAAAGCGTCCAGGCCATTAATAATACCCAAACAAACCGACTCTCAGGTTTTGTGCAATATGCAAGCCATACCCAATGGAATGAGCATGATATTTATTTTAATTTGGGAGTTAGGACCCAACATTGGGTGTTAAAAGGAGATGGTTTCAGTAAAAATGCTCAAACTGTTTTCAGTCCAAGGGGTCAGTTCTCCATCAAACCCAACTGGAAAAAGGACATGCTGTTCCGCATGGCCATTGGAAGTTACCAACAGCCACCCTTTTATCGAGAGCTTAGGGATAGTGAGGGAAATATCAATCCCAATGTGAAGGCGCAGAAATCCATTCATTATGTTTTGGGAAGCGAGTACAGTTTTATCCTCTGGAATAGGCCTTTTACCCTGATCAGTGAAGCCTATTTTAAAGATATGACCCATGTTAACCCTTACACTGTGGAAGACGTTCGTATTCGGTATGCAGCCCAAAACAACGCTACCGCCTATTCGCTTGGCTTCGATTTTCGGCTTACCGGGGCCTTTGTCCCGGGTACGCAATCATGGGTGAGCCTGGGCTATCTGAAAACCGAAGAAAATTGGAATGATCGCGGTTATATCTCAAGACCAACAGATCAACGCCTTAAACTTGCCGTCTTATTTCAAGATTACGTACCTAATATTCCCAACGTTAAGCTATACTTGAACCTTGTTTACAACACCGGAGTTCCCGGTGGAAGTCCCAATTATGCCGATCCTTATAATTTTCAGAATAGATTAAGAGATTATAGAAGGGCCGATATGGGAATTTCCTATATTTTTGCTGACGAAAAAAACAAACACCCCCAAGGGCATTGGCTCCATAAGTTCAAGGAGTTTAGTGTTGGCTTTGAAATTTTCAACATGTTCAACAACCAAAACTCCATTACCAATACATGGGTCAGGGACGTGGACACTCAAAGACAATTTGCCGTGCCCAATTATTTGACGGGTCGTATTCTCAATATAAAATTTGGGGTGCGTTTTTAA
- a CDS encoding DUF2752 domain-containing protein codes for MMYLQPTIYLISLKEYMLPCLNKKLFGVECPGCGMQRSVQLLFQGDFVEAFKMYPAIYPIILLLAFLVSTLFIKFKFADQIKLILMLTTAGAILVSYLIKMNILF; via the coding sequence ATGATGTACCTACAACCAACCATTTATTTAATCAGCCTAAAGGAGTATATGCTGCCCTGTCTCAACAAAAAATTGTTTGGGGTGGAGTGTCCCGGTTGTGGTATGCAACGCTCGGTACAATTGCTTTTTCAGGGTGATTTTGTGGAAGCATTCAAAATGTACCCTGCCATTTATCCCATTATTTTATTATTGGCCTTTTTAGTTTCCACCCTATTTATAAAATTCAAATTTGCAGACCAAATAAAGTTAATCTTAATGCTTACTACGGCTGGCGCCATATTGGTAAGCTACTTGATAAAAATGAATATCCTTTTTTAA
- a CDS encoding cysteine desulfurase family protein, with amino-acid sequence MQKVYLDNAATTQVRDEVIAKMQEALAVYYGNPSSTHSFGRSAKTAVEKARKTIAKTLNAQPSEIIFTSGGTEADNMILRCAVRDLGVKTLITSKIEHHAVLHTAEELEKEYGISVKYVDLDENGNPKLDHLEALLIQDDSKKLVSLMHVNNEIGNITDIESIGKLCREHGALFHSDTVQSIGHYPWDVQGVPIDFMTAAAHKFHGPKGIGFAFIRKNSGLKPLIFGGSQERGYRAGTEAFHNIVGLEEAFVKAYERLEEETKTVKELKQYFIDKVKHEIPDAIFNGLSADLEKSTYTLVNVRLPFDKQKGLMLLFHLDMKGIACSKGSACQSGSNLGSHVLTEILSDKELEKPSLRFSFSMYNTKDELDYTVQVLKEFAES; translated from the coding sequence ATGCAAAAAGTGTATTTGGATAATGCGGCGACAACCCAGGTGAGGGATGAGGTCATTGCAAAAATGCAAGAAGCCTTGGCCGTATACTACGGAAATCCATCGTCTACCCACAGCTTTGGAAGATCGGCAAAGACTGCTGTTGAAAAAGCACGAAAAACAATAGCCAAAACCTTGAATGCGCAACCGTCGGAAATTATTTTCACTTCTGGCGGAACAGAGGCGGATAATATGATTTTACGTTGTGCTGTCCGTGATCTTGGGGTGAAAACGCTGATAACTTCCAAAATTGAACACCATGCCGTGCTGCATACCGCGGAAGAATTGGAAAAAGAATATGGTATTTCCGTAAAATATGTTGATTTGGATGAAAACGGCAATCCTAAATTAGATCATTTGGAAGCCTTATTGATCCAGGATGACTCCAAAAAGTTGGTCAGTTTAATGCACGTGAACAACGAGATTGGAAACATCACTGATATTGAGTCCATTGGAAAACTGTGCCGGGAACACGGAGCGCTTTTTCATTCAGATACCGTACAATCCATTGGGCATTACCCTTGGGATGTGCAAGGCGTCCCCATTGATTTTATGACCGCGGCCGCCCATAAATTCCATGGACCAAAAGGCATTGGCTTTGCGTTTATCCGTAAAAACTCTGGATTAAAGCCCCTAATTTTTGGAGGGTCGCAAGAACGTGGTTATAGAGCAGGTACGGAGGCCTTCCATAATATAGTGGGGTTGGAAGAAGCTTTCGTGAAAGCATACGAGCGTTTGGAGGAAGAGACCAAAACCGTAAAAGAACTGAAACAGTATTTTATCGATAAGGTAAAACATGAAATCCCAGACGCTATTTTTAATGGTTTGTCTGCAGATTTGGAAAAAAGCACCTATACATTGGTGAATGTGCGATTGCCCTTTGATAAACAGAAAGGGTTGATGCTGCTGTTCCATTTGGATATGAAAGGGATAGCCTGTTCCAAAGGAAGTGCTTGTCAATCCGGGAGTAATCTGGGCTCGCATGTGCTTACAGAAATCCTTTCGGACAAGGAATTGGAAAAACCTTCCTTGCGTTTTTCGTTTTCCATGTACAATACCAAGGATGAATTGGATTATACGGTTCAGGTACTCAAGGAATTTGCAGAGAGCTGA
- a CDS encoding CD225/dispanin family protein: MENNQNMPPKPNNYMVLAILSTIFCCIATGIASIIYASKVNEHYARGEYAEAESASKNAKMWALIGLAAAALIWIVYFAIFGFALLGGLANANY, translated from the coding sequence ATGGAAAACAACCAAAACATGCCGCCAAAGCCAAACAATTATATGGTTTTGGCCATTTTAAGCACTATTTTTTGCTGTATCGCAACCGGAATTGCAAGTATTATTTATGCATCCAAAGTAAATGAGCATTATGCAAGGGGTGAGTACGCAGAAGCAGAGAGTGCATCAAAAAACGCCAAGATGTGGGCTCTTATCGGCTTAGCTGCAGCTGCACTGATATGGATCGTCTATTTTGCCATCTTTGGCTTTGCACTCTTAGGTGGTCTTGCAAATGCCAACTATTAG
- a CDS encoding CCC motif membrane protein, giving the protein MERQKLPNATLILIFGIVSIVTCCCYGILGLIFGIIALVLANQALKLYAANPEMYDGVQNVKTGRILAIIGIVLNLLFVAYIVWIYSTFGWDTMQDPDALREAMEDLFGQ; this is encoded by the coding sequence ATGGAACGACAAAAACTCCCTAATGCAACGCTGATTCTAATATTTGGTATTGTTTCCATTGTAACCTGCTGTTGTTATGGTATCCTTGGGCTCATATTCGGTATAATCGCTTTGGTTTTGGCCAACCAAGCCCTAAAACTTTACGCAGCTAACCCAGAAATGTATGATGGTGTACAAAATGTGAAGACCGGTAGAATATTGGCCATTATCGGAATAGTCCTTAATCTCCTGTTTGTGGCGTACATTGTTTGGATCTATTCAACGTTTGGGTGGGATACCATGCAAGACCCGGACGCTCTTCGTGAAGCAATGGAAGATTTATTTGGGCAATAA
- a CDS encoding Smr/MutS family protein, with product MSRIAVGDKVEVLDEAISGRVESIEGDVVTLMTSEGFPLKYQLKELVKVERGIKVSNFEVVQVKKEKEQPKKRKTSSIKPKERNAPKMEVDLHIHQLVKSSKGLSNFDILNIQMETAKRQLDFAIEKRIQKVVFIHGVGEGILKEELYYLFKKYDNLKYYDAEYQKYGLGATEVYIFQNN from the coding sequence ATGAGCAGGATTGCTGTAGGGGATAAGGTTGAGGTATTGGATGAGGCCATTTCAGGACGGGTGGAATCCATTGAGGGTGATGTAGTCACTTTGATGACTTCCGAGGGCTTTCCCTTAAAATATCAGCTCAAGGAACTGGTGAAAGTTGAAAGAGGCATTAAAGTCTCCAATTTCGAAGTGGTTCAAGTTAAAAAAGAGAAGGAACAGCCCAAGAAAAGGAAAACTTCAAGCATTAAACCCAAAGAACGGAACGCCCCCAAAATGGAGGTGGACCTACATATTCACCAATTGGTGAAATCCAGCAAGGGACTCAGTAATTTTGATATTCTCAATATTCAGATGGAAACCGCAAAACGACAATTGGACTTTGCCATTGAAAAACGAATTCAAAAAGTGGTTTTTATCCATGGGGTGGGAGAAGGTATCCTAAAAGAAGAACTCTATTACCTTTTCAAAAAGTACGACAACCTAAAGTATTATGATGCCGAATACCAAAAATATGGGTTGGGTGCCACGGAGGTCTATATTTTTCAAAACAACTGA
- a CDS encoding DUF2752 domain-containing protein: MPTIRKSVLLIGLGVLSVLAILLYFSFNPEKGLFFPKCPSYQYLGIYCSGCGSQRAIHDLLHLRIGDALSHNMLLLPALFVLAQHGLVKARVLKTKSFLNYRYAPIIVLIMVLLFMFLRNLTIYPFAYLAP; encoded by the coding sequence ATGCCAACTATTAGAAAATCGGTATTACTCATAGGTTTGGGAGTATTGTCAGTTTTGGCAATACTCCTTTACTTTTCCTTCAATCCTGAGAAGGGATTGTTTTTTCCAAAATGCCCTTCCTATCAATATTTAGGAATTTATTGTTCGGGTTGTGGAAGCCAAAGGGCCATACACGATTTGCTCCACTTACGTATTGGGGATGCCTTAAGCCATAATATGCTTTTGCTACCTGCCCTATTTGTGCTTGCACAGCATGGTCTTGTAAAGGCTAGGGTGCTTAAAACCAAAAGTTTTTTGAATTACAGATATGCACCCATCATTGTATTGATCATGGTGCTGCTCTTCATGTTCCTTCGGAATCTTACCATATATCCGTTTGCGTATTTGGCTCCTTAA